DNA sequence from the Bradyrhizobium diazoefficiens genome:
GCCGGAGGCGGCGAAATTTGGCTGGAACGATTGATCTTGCAAGGCCGTCACTTCCTGGTCGCGAGAACACTCACCCTACGCGTCTTGCCTCTGCGCCGGAACCGTCGCTGGTGCGGCCGTGCACTGCGGTGGCTTAAAATTATGCAAGGAACGGGCCGGTTTGGGAACCCGGAGCAGCACGGAGGAACGCCGATTTGGTGCTACATTGAGCACAGATTCAGCCATCACTGTGGAGGAGACGCCTCATGCGACTGCTGATCGAAATCGCCACCGCTGCGCTTCTTGTCATCTGCATCGCCACCTCAAGCGCCGCCTTTGCCGCCGGCAGGCGTAGCGCCGACGGCCTCAGCTGCGCGGTATCCCTCCCGCAAAATGCCACGCCTGCGCAGCGCTGTACCGCCATCAAGCGGCAATGCGGCGGCAAGTTTTTCGCGAGCGCATGCGGGGATAGGTTGATGTCAGCCGTGAATTGAGCCGAACTGGCGCTATATGAATGGTGTCGACCCGGCGAAGGCCGCGACCCATAGCCCCGACTGTTAAATAAGCCCGACCGGTCATTCCGATCGGGATTTTCTTGCTCGATGAGCTTGATCTTCCAGTTACGCTTCCAGAACTTCGATTGCTTCTCGCGCGCGATGGCTTCCTGCAGCGTCGCAAATGCTTCGACGTGAACGAGGCGGAAGATCTTGTACTTCTGCACAAACTTCGAGCCTCGACCTGAGCGATGCTGTTCGAGCCGCGTGCGAATGTCATTGGTGACGCCGATATAGATCGTACCGTGATGACGGCTCGCGAGAATGTAGATGTAATGCTGCCTGTGTTCATCGGGCGGCTTGAGCTCGCAAAAGCAACGCTGACCGGGGTAATGGATCCTGGCTTTCGCCAGGTTGACATTCTCAACAAACTGCTTCAGTCATCAGAACAAATTAAGAACACTTTAGCAAGTCTTTGATATATCATTGTGATTCGGCGCAATGCCAACACAATATCTAGGGTCTGACAGCCGTCGCGAGGACTACATGTCCACCATTGCCTTCGATCAATTTGCCCTTACCCGGATCGCCGATTTCGCGCGGTCGCTGTCGCGGCTGCATCAGGCGGCGCGGCGCTACGCTGTCGACGACGACCAGTTCGACCGCGAGTTCAACGCGGTGTGCCAGTCGATCTGGGGCTACACCATTGACGACATCAGCGACGATCTGTTCGCGCCCGAGGATCATCACTTCCTCGACACGCTGGACGAAGCGCATGCGCGCATTTTCGCGGCCGAGCAGGGTTATGACCTCGTTGGCGATCAGGGCATGCTGACCGATTGGTGGGGCTTTTGCTGGATGATTCTGGCCGAGAAGCGCGGCCTGCTGACGCCGGACAACCGCGCCGCCGCGCGCGCGGCGATCGAGGAGAAATATCTGGCGGCGCCGAACGTGATCGGGGTAATTATCGGGAGGTAGTGCGGCTTCCTCCGTCTTTGCGACCGCAGTCAGACCCTAGTCGAGCCCAGCCCGCTTCGCCGGCGACTTCCGCACACTCTTCACGTCCGGCAGCGCCTCGCGCACGATCTCGGCTGCCGGCGCATCGGCCGCCACCGTCTCGGCGCGCACCGGCGCCACCTTCATCTCGCCGAGCCGGGCGCGGACCTGCGCGGTGAGGCCGGGATAAGAGGCGACCGGGGTGAACTCTGCGGTCTGGTCCATGCCGAGGCGGACGCCGGTGTAGGCGACCAGCCCGTCGGTGGTGGCGATGACGTCGCCAGCTTTCAGCGACGAGTCGAGCGTGAGATCGACCGGTGCAAGCCCGGCTGGCTCGCGGCCATTGCAGGTGCAGTCGGCGCGCAGTGCCTTGCGGTAGGCGAATGCGTTCTCGCTGTCGGCGTAGCGCTCGCCAGTCTGGCTGTAGGCGCCGTCGATCGAGGAGCCGAAAAAGACTTTAGTCGTGCTGGCAGGGCAGAAGGCCTGACACATCTGCGCCGGCGAGGCGAGGCCGCGCATCAACGGAAAGTATTTGCCGTCACAGCTGCGCACGCAGAAGGCCGGACCGGAGCCGCCGGCCGCCGCCGAGCGTGTCGGCGGCACATATTGCGGCTGGACGGCCGGGTTCTGCTGACCGGTGAAGGGATCGGCGTAGGAGTTCGCCTGCGGCGCTTCGCGCTGCGGGCGCTGCTGCTGTGCTCCCCCGAATAAGAAGTCGAACAGGCCTTCAGCCGAAACGGGGGCGGGAGCCGCGAGCAGCGCGCTCGCGAAGATGGCGGCCACAAGCACCGCCCGACGCCGCCGGCGCGCATGGGATACATTCGTACGCAACGCTTACTCCACCCGACGCTACTGAACCGGCCGCGATCCCCAGGGGATCTCAGCACATGATTCACCATAAAGCGGGATGGTAAATGAGGGGTTGAGGGAGCCCCGAATGCTGCGCGGCGCGCCCGCAGCGAAAGGCTTTAAGCCTTCAAAAACTCCGAGGCCTTGTACAGCGAGCGGAACGGCAGGCCGGCTGCGCCGAAAGTGTCGTCGGCGCCTTCCTCGCGGTCGACCATGGTCAGCACCAGCACCACCTCGGCGCCCATCTCGCGTACGGATTCGACGGCCTTCATCGCCGAGCCGCCGGTCGTGGTGACGTCCTCGACGATCACGACGCGCTTGCCCTCCAGCGTCTCGCCTTTTGGCAAGCCTTCGATCGCCAGCTTGGCGCCATGCTCCTTCGGCTTCTTGCGTACGAAGAAGGCCGCGATCGGATGACCCTTGATCCAGGAGATCTGCGCCAGCGCACCGGCCAGCGGCACCGCGCCCATCTCGAGGCCGCCGATGAAATCGAGATTGTCGTCCTTCAGGGTCTCGTAGGCGAGCTCGGCGAGCAGTGTCGCGCCCTCGGGGTCGA
Encoded proteins:
- a CDS encoding DUF2865 domain-containing protein, with amino-acid sequence MLVAAIFASALLAAPAPVSAEGLFDFLFGGAQQQRPQREAPQANSYADPFTGQQNPAVQPQYVPPTRSAAAGGSGPAFCVRSCDGKYFPLMRGLASPAQMCQAFCPASTTKVFFGSSIDGAYSQTGERYADSENAFAYRKALRADCTCNGREPAGLAPVDLTLDSSLKAGDVIATTDGLVAYTGVRLGMDQTAEFTPVASYPGLTAQVRARLGEMKVAPVRAETVAADAPAAEIVREALPDVKSVRKSPAKRAGLD
- the pyrE gene encoding orotate phosphoribosyltransferase, coding for MSKSASRARLFEIIRRRSFGRGEVTLASGRKSDFYFNLKPTMLDPEGATLLAELAYETLKDDNLDFIGGLEMGAVPLAGALAQISWIKGHPIAAFFVRKKPKEHGAKLAIEGLPKGETLEGKRVVIVEDVTTTGGSAMKAVESVREMGAEVVLVLTMVDREEGADDTFGAAGLPFRSLYKASEFLKA